One window of the Acinonyx jubatus isolate Ajub_Pintada_27869175 chromosome A2, VMU_Ajub_asm_v1.0, whole genome shotgun sequence genome contains the following:
- the CCDC71L gene encoding coiled-coil domain-containing protein 71L, translating to MRRSVKRRRRRPPAAPAPAARGGGFRAGGGAELEAREEKVVYSRSQLSLADSTKALGDAFKLFMPRSTEFMSSDAELWSFLCSLKHQFSPHILRSKDVYGYSSCRALVPDPPPPPVARGQTRRPAARRRRRGARAAAVRRRKPPPPPPPPPPPLPPAPEDSRSPKPAVPGPCFGGRTLEEIWRAATPTLTTFPTIRVGGDVWGERSLAAARRRARQVLRVNLEPVVRLRRFPVPRA from the coding sequence ATGCGGCGCAGCGTGAAGAGGCGGCGGCGCCGGCCCCcggcggccccggccccggccgccCGGGGCGGCGGCTTTCGGGCCGGAGGAGGGGCCGAGCTGGAGGCGCGGGAGGAGAAGGTGGTGTACTCGCGGTCGCAACTGTCGCTGGCCGACAGCACCAAGGCGCTGGGCGACGCCTTCAAGCTGTTCATGCCCCGCAGCACGGAGTTCATGAGCTCGGACGCGGAGCTCTGGAGCTTCCTCTGCAGCCTCAAGCACCAGTTCTCCCCGCACATCCTGCGCAGCAAGGACGTCTATGGCTACTCCTCCTGCAGGGCCCTGGTCCCCgaccccccgccgccccccgtcGCCCGCGGCCAGACGCGCCGGCCGGCGGCCAGGAGGAGGCGCCGCGGAGCCCGGGCGGCCGCCGTCCGCCGGAGGaagcccccgccgcccccgccgccgccaccgcccccGCTGCCGCCGGCCCCCGAGGACAGCCGCTCCCCCAAGCCCGCGGTCCCCGGGCCCTGCTTCGGGGGCCGCACCCTGGAGGAGATCTGGAGGGCGGCCACCCCGACGCTGACCACCTTCCCCACCATCCGCGTCGGCGGCGACGTGTGGGGCGAGCGCAGCCTGGCGGCGGCGCGGCGCCGGGCGCGCCAAGTCCTGCGAGTGAACCTGGAACCCGTGGTGAGGCTCCGCCGCTTCCCGGTGCCCCGGGCGTGA